In Deinococcus humi, the genomic stretch GTTGGGCGAAATGCCGTCCACCGGAGCCGGGAAGTTCCCTGCCGCGCCGGCCAGCACGATGTCGAAGTCGCCGAACTGCTCGACCGCCTGTGCCACCGCCGCCTGCATGGCCGCAAAATCACGCACGTCGGCGCTAACGCCCAGGCCCCGTCCGCCCGCATCCACAATGCCCTGGGCCGCCTTCTGGGCCTTTTCCAGATTGCGGCCCAGGATCGTGACCGCGCAGCCGTGCGCCGCGAAACTCTGGGCAATCCCCAGATTGATGCCGCTACCGCCGCCGGTGATCAGGGCGTGCTTGCCGTGGAGCAGATCGGGGCGGAAGGTGGATTCGGGCGTGCCTGCGCTGAGGGTCATGGTGCTCCTTGGGGAGAATGAAACTTAGGGTCGAGGCAGGAAAGAGCGTCGACAGGCTCTTTCCTCCCATCTGCTGGGCTTGACCTGCACTGTAGCGCGAAAGCCTGACGGGCTGACCCTCACGCGGGCCGGGCTTCAGACATCCAGCACCCGGTAACCGTAAGCATTGACCACCCGCGTTCCCGAGGCCTCATCGACATATTCGAGCTTGCGGCCCTCGTACTCGTGGATATGGCCGTGTACCAGGAGGGCGGGGTGACGGCGTTCCATGAAACGGTTGATTTCCGGGCAGCCCCGGTGGGCGTAGTCGCTGCCCGCGTGCGGCCCGGCGGGCGGGGCGTGGGTCAGCAGAATGTCCACGCCGCCGCGTGCATGCAAAGCCAGCTTGCCCAAGCCCCAGCGGGCCTCGAAGGCGCTGTACTGCCCCCTGCCCTTCTCGCGGTAACGGGGTGCGCCGCCCCACCCGGCAATCTTGAGCCCGGCTTCCTCCACCACGCGCCCGTGCGCGGCGATCACGCCGCGCGCGGGAATGCGCCCGTCACCCTCGTTGACGTATTCGTTCTCGTGATTGCCATGCACGTAGATGATCGGCACCGTCAACTTGGTCGCCAGAAATTCCAGGTAGTAGCCGGGAAGGTCCCCGGCAGCCAGCACGGCGTCGACCTCTGGCACACCTTTGGGAAAGCCCTCGCGGTACACGAAAGGATGCACGTAGTCTGCCAGCAACATGATCCTCTTGCCCAGCACACGCGGCTGGACGGCAGGAGGAGCATTAGAAACGGTCTGGATCATCGGGGAGTGGCTTCTTCGGAACGTTGAGAAGGCGGCTGAATTGTCGGTGTCCCGAGTGTAGGTCTTGTGCGCAGCTACAGACGGCGGCGCGTCTAGGACAGAGACGCGAAAGATTCACGATACCCTGCCCGCGTGCCCTTTCTCTTTACCCCGCGTTTACAGCTGCTGCCCCTGACCCGCGCCATGATCATCGCCCGGCTGGAGGGCGAGGCGTTCACATTGATCTGTGACACACCCGATGGCCAGCTGAACGTGTTCTTTCCCGCCGAGTGGCCCGGAGCACCCCTGGGAGCCTTTCCCTACTACCTGACCCAGACGGACGCGGCGGGCGTCAAGCCCGGCTCCTTTGTGGCCGTCACGCGCGATGGAGGGCGGGCCATCGGACAGCTGGGCAGCAAGGGCAGACCCAACGCGGCGGGCGAATTGGAAATTGGCTACGGCCTGAATCCGGAAGTGTGGGGGCAGGGCCTGGCGACGGAGGCGGTGAGCGCACTCGTTGCCCATCTGCACGCCCAGCCCGACGTGCAGACCGTGACCGCCCAGACGGCGCTGTTCAACCGAGCCAGCGAGCGCGTCCTGGAAAAACTGGGCTTCGTGCGAACCGGCAAGGGCTGGGACCGGGAAGACGGAGAACTGACGGTCTGGGCACACCACGGCTAGGCCACGCCGCGCAGACCAATGAGGCCCTCCGCTACAGGCTGGGACCACGCGCCCGCATATCGCGCGCCACCCCTTCCCATCGCCACTTGCCCTTCATTCGCTGAGTTCTGCTCTTGCCACAGCATGAATATTCAACTGAATATCCCCTGAGCCCGTACCACACCATTCCCACGAAAATAATGTTGCAGGCGCAAGGCATAACTCCGCCTGTCCCGTAAGCTGAATGCATGAACGTTTCTATTCTGGGTATTCCGATGGATCTGGGCGCAGGGCGGCGCGGTGTGGACATGGGGCCTTCGGCACTGCGCAACGCGCATCTGGCCACCCGCCTGCGGGAGCTGGGGCATACGGTGGAAGACCTTGGCGACATTGCCGTGGCCCTGCCCGAGACGCTGGACAAGCACCGGGAGACCGGGCTGGTCTTTCTGGAACCGATCATCGACGCCTGCCGTGACGCTGTTGGGCGGGTGGCGGCCTTGCCGGACGGTACTTTCCCGCTGACGCTGGGCGGCGATCACAGCGTCAGCATGGGTACCGTGACGGGCAATGCGCTGCGGGGTCAGCCGCAAGGCGTCCGCAGCGGGCTGATCTGGGTGGATGCCCACACCGACTACAACACGCCGCAGAGCAGCCCCAGCGGCAATATCCATGGCATGCCGGTGGCACATTTGACCGGGCTGGGCGATTCCAAACTGACCGGACTGGGCGGGGGCTGGCATATGCGCCCCGAGGACATCGTGATGATCGGCATCCGCAGCGTGGATCAACG encodes the following:
- a CDS encoding GNAT family N-acetyltransferase; this encodes MPFLFTPRLQLLPLTRAMIIARLEGEAFTLICDTPDGQLNVFFPAEWPGAPLGAFPYYLTQTDAAGVKPGSFVAVTRDGGRAIGQLGSKGRPNAAGELEIGYGLNPEVWGQGLATEAVSALVAHLHAQPDVQTVTAQTALFNRASERVLEKLGFVRTGKGWDREDGELTVWAHHG
- a CDS encoding metallophosphoesterase; protein product: MLLADYVHPFVYREGFPKGVPEVDAVLAAGDLPGYYLEFLATKLTVPIIYVHGNHENEYVNEGDGRIPARGVIAAHGRVVEEAGLKIAGWGGAPRYREKGRGQYSAFEARWGLGKLALHARGGVDILLTHAPPAGPHAGSDYAHRGCPEINRFMERRHPALLVHGHIHEYEGRKLEYVDEASGTRVVNAYGYRVLDV
- the rocF gene encoding arginase → MNVSILGIPMDLGAGRRGVDMGPSALRNAHLATRLRELGHTVEDLGDIAVALPETLDKHRETGLVFLEPIIDACRDAVGRVAALPDGTFPLTLGGDHSVSMGTVTGNALRGQPQGVRSGLIWVDAHTDYNTPQSSPSGNIHGMPVAHLTGLGDSKLTGLGGGWHMRPEDIVMIGIRSVDQRERALMQEAGILAYTMKEVDQLGITRILDETLERLGGLERLHVSFDADALDPSICPGVGTPVPGGLTYREGHLLMELLSESGRVTSMDIVEVNPILDIHNQTAEVMVGMAASLLGQRIL